From a region of the Candidatus Jettenia caeni genome:
- a CDS encoding RNA modification protein, protein MVNSPDFIYKDQQYKTVFFETFGCQMNKLDAELSLGLLQEEGYRIVDNVNEADVILFNTCSVRQHAEDKVYSHLGSLKTLKKRHPDVIVGVLGCMAQKDGEAIFKRMPHVDLVCGTRMFSRLPELILKIRSHGSHVLAIDEDHIVNVKRAVTYRPNIHQAFVTVMRGCDNFCSYCIVPYVRGREVSRTITDIKEEVQALIANGCKEITLLGQNINSYGKGLQGAITLGDLLSELNDLGGLDRIKFVTSHPADMSRDIIRTISRLEKVCEHLHMPAQSGSDQILKRMRRGYTSTYYRELIQFAKELIPHLTVASDFIVGFPGETEKDFQETVKLMEDMRFQNCFIFKYSPRTGTKAAELEDDVPDEIKRARNIRLLELQKCISLEENKKIIGKNVQVLVEGASKSDPNRLSGRTKQNHIVVFNSPRNLVGRLVNVMIYEVTDLTLYGELKNSP, encoded by the coding sequence ATGGTAAATTCTCCTGATTTTATTTATAAGGATCAGCAATACAAGACTGTCTTTTTTGAGACCTTTGGATGTCAGATGAATAAGCTCGATGCGGAGCTTTCGTTAGGTTTGTTACAGGAAGAGGGTTATAGAATTGTCGATAACGTAAACGAAGCCGACGTTATTTTGTTCAATACCTGTAGCGTGCGTCAGCATGCAGAAGATAAGGTATATTCACATCTGGGATCTCTCAAAACACTGAAGAAAAGGCATCCCGATGTTATCGTGGGCGTCCTTGGATGTATGGCACAAAAAGATGGCGAGGCTATATTTAAGCGTATGCCACATGTAGATCTGGTTTGTGGGACACGGATGTTTTCACGGTTGCCCGAATTAATTTTGAAGATCAGGAGTCATGGGTCACATGTTCTTGCTATAGACGAAGACCATATTGTTAACGTAAAGAGGGCGGTAACCTATCGGCCAAATATTCATCAGGCATTCGTTACCGTTATGCGGGGCTGTGATAATTTTTGCTCCTATTGTATCGTACCTTATGTACGCGGTCGAGAGGTTAGCCGAACAATCACCGACATAAAAGAAGAAGTTCAGGCGCTTATCGCAAATGGTTGCAAGGAGATTACTCTTCTTGGACAGAATATAAATTCGTATGGAAAAGGTTTACAAGGAGCTATTACTCTTGGAGATTTGCTGTCCGAACTAAACGACCTGGGCGGACTTGATAGAATCAAATTTGTAACCTCTCACCCGGCAGATATGTCACGGGATATTATCCGTACTATAAGCCGCTTAGAAAAGGTTTGTGAGCATCTGCATATGCCTGCCCAGTCAGGCTCAGATCAAATTCTCAAAAGAATGCGCCGTGGATATACCTCAACGTATTATCGGGAATTGATTCAGTTTGCAAAAGAACTTATTCCTCATCTTACTGTGGCCAGTGATTTTATAGTAGGATTTCCGGGTGAAACGGAAAAAGATTTCCAGGAAACTGTAAAGCTAATGGAAGATATGCGTTTCCAGAACTGTTTTATATTCAAATACTCACCTCGTACCGGAACGAAGGCAGCCGAGCTTGAAGATGATGTACCGGACGAGATCAAAAGGGCAAGAAATATAAGATTGTTGGAATTGCAAAAGTGTATCAGCCTGGAAGAGAATAAAAAGATAATCGGCAAGAACGTACAGGTACTTGTTGAAGGTGCTAGTAAATCAGATCCTAACAGACTGTCAGGCCGAACAAAGCAAAACCACATCGTTGTTTTCAACAGTCCACGGAATCTTGTAGGGAGATTGGTGAATGTAATGATATATGAGGTAACGGATCTTACCTTATATGGTGAGCTAAAGAATTCACCTTAA
- a CDS encoding ribonuclease, producing the protein MRFAKLKSVIEFIKTIFSEFGEDKASRLAAAMAYYAVFSLAPLLIIAIAIIGFVFGKEAAQGKIVEQMQGLVGESGAKVMQSMIEAASKPKSGLIATIVGVAALMYGAGKLFAQLQDALNTIWEVVPKPGRGIMSIVRERSLSLTLVLGTGFLLLVSLILTAGLEAFGEYLIGILPGLDYILQILNLAISFAIVTLLFAMIFKLLPDVKIAWNDVWIGAVTTAVLFVIGKYLIGLYLGRSSTASAYGAAGSFIIILLWNYYATMILLLGAEFTQVYANKYGSRVAPAEHAIPITDEMRSEQGIPRTKDVKTRPTGRREVPRPAYAHERRESYAEGVLSSEKPRSDSYALGFLCFIAGMALGNRNGRKVGVTKEPTKK; encoded by the coding sequence ATGAGGTTCGCAAAATTAAAATCTGTAATTGAATTTATCAAAACCATATTCTCCGAGTTTGGTGAGGATAAAGCATCACGCTTAGCAGCAGCAATGGCATACTATGCCGTTTTCTCTCTTGCACCGTTATTAATTATTGCTATAGCTATTATTGGTTTTGTGTTTGGAAAAGAGGCAGCTCAGGGTAAAATTGTCGAACAAATGCAAGGCCTCGTCGGCGAGAGTGGTGCAAAAGTCATGCAGTCAATGATCGAAGCCGCCAGCAAACCGAAATCAGGCCTTATTGCAACCATTGTTGGTGTTGCAGCGTTAATGTATGGTGCAGGCAAATTATTTGCTCAGCTTCAGGATGCGTTAAATACCATTTGGGAAGTTGTACCAAAGCCCGGGCGTGGTATTATGAGTATTGTACGTGAGCGATCTCTCTCTCTTACCTTGGTACTGGGAACTGGTTTTTTACTCCTGGTATCACTTATTCTGACAGCAGGATTGGAAGCCTTTGGCGAGTACCTGATTGGCATATTGCCCGGCCTCGATTACATTCTCCAAATTCTCAACCTTGCCATTTCTTTTGCCATTGTCACCCTATTGTTCGCAATGATCTTTAAGCTTCTGCCCGATGTTAAAATTGCCTGGAATGATGTTTGGATCGGGGCTGTAACGACTGCAGTGCTATTTGTTATCGGTAAATATCTTATTGGCTTGTACCTTGGGCGCAGCAGTACCGCATCGGCTTACGGTGCAGCCGGATCGTTTATCATTATATTACTCTGGAATTATTACGCTACCATGATCCTGCTCTTAGGAGCGGAGTTTACTCAGGTTTATGCCAATAAATACGGCTCGCGCGTCGCACCTGCTGAACATGCCATACCCATAACAGATGAGATGCGCTCTGAACAGGGAATACCTCGCACCAAAGATGTTAAAACGAGGCCCACAGGCCGGCGAGAAGTTCCACGCCCGGCTTATGCTCATGAGCGTAGAGAAAGCTATGCAGAAGGGGTACTGTCATCCGAGAAACCTCGTAGTGATTCTTACGCCCTGGGATTTCTCTGCTTTATTGCTGGTATGGCTCTCGGCAATCGTAACGGCCGGAAGGTTGGTGTAACGAAAGAACCTACTAAGAAATAA
- a CDS encoding magnesium and cobalt transporter protein codes for MAKLIKKRSKKAGLPPGTLIHVGERKAEKAKITIVDYDDTHFLGKEVKTIEECFPFNDKNKLTVAWINIDGIHQIEVLEKIGNCFGIHPLIMEDILNTDQRPKMEDFGEYIYIVLKMFYYNNKTNEIVAEQVSLVLGSNFLISFQEKEGDIFNPVRERIRGNKSRIKKMGADYLAYSLLDAIVDNYFIVLEILAERIELLEEELVDHPAPKILRILYKLKGDMVLLRRSIWPLREVISELERGESPLIKDSSTIYLKDVYDHTIQAIDTLETFRDMVSGMLEIYLSSINNRLNAVMKVLTMIATVFMPLTFIAGIYGMNFKYMPELEWRWGYPSILLVMVAVGVSMLIYFKKKKWL; via the coding sequence ATGGCAAAACTGATTAAAAAAAGGTCAAAAAAAGCTGGCCTCCCTCCCGGCACTCTCATCCATGTCGGGGAACGGAAGGCAGAAAAAGCAAAGATTACCATCGTAGATTATGATGATACTCACTTCCTGGGAAAAGAAGTGAAAACAATTGAAGAATGTTTCCCTTTCAATGATAAAAATAAACTTACTGTAGCATGGATAAATATAGATGGTATTCATCAGATTGAGGTTCTGGAAAAAATTGGTAATTGTTTTGGAATTCATCCCCTTATTATGGAGGATATTCTGAACACAGATCAACGCCCAAAGATGGAGGATTTCGGCGAATACATCTATATTGTACTTAAAATGTTCTACTATAATAATAAAACTAATGAGATAGTTGCGGAACAAGTAAGCCTAGTGCTAGGATCAAACTTTCTTATTTCCTTTCAGGAGAAGGAAGGGGATATTTTTAATCCGGTAAGAGAACGAATAAGAGGGAATAAAAGCCGTATAAAAAAAATGGGGGCTGATTATCTTGCTTATTCCCTGTTAGATGCGATCGTTGATAACTATTTTATCGTCCTGGAAATACTGGCAGAAAGGATAGAATTGTTAGAAGAAGAGCTCGTCGATCATCCGGCGCCTAAAATTTTACGTATACTATACAAGCTGAAAGGAGATATGGTATTGCTACGCAGGTCTATTTGGCCTCTCAGGGAAGTAATAAGTGAATTAGAAAGAGGAGAATCCCCACTTATTAAAGACTCCTCTACGATATATCTTAAAGATGTTTATGATCATACAATTCAGGCAATTGATACCCTGGAGACTTTCCGTGATATGGTTTCCGGGATGCTTGAAATTTATCTTTCGAGTATCAATAACAGACTGAATGCCGTGATGAAAGTACTAACAATGATTGCAACGGTATTTATGCCGCTCACCTTTATTGCTGGAATCTATGGAATGAATTTTAAATACATGCCAGAACTTGAGTGGCGCTGGGGCTATCCCAGCATCCTGCTCGTAATGGTTGCCGTGGGCGTCTCTATGTTAATTTACTTCAAGAAGAAAAAGTGGTTGTGA
- a CDS encoding 3-hydroxybutyryl-CoA dehydrogenase, whose protein sequence is MNIQKIGIIGAGTMGGSIAQVIAQSGYEVVLEDIKEEYVRAGFAKIKDRLEKKVGAGKLESKERDRALSNIKTVQKLEDCKDVDLIIETVTEKEDVKKQIFRELDILCDEEAIFTTNTSSISITRLASTTGRPERFAGMRFMNPAYGMKLIEVVRGLHTSEETIGILIAVSEIIGKTPVVVQDFPGFVSNRVLMSMINDAIYCLQEGVTSRENIDTIMRLGANHPMGPLELADFIGLDTCLIILEMLYTDLGGRYRPCPMLKKMVAGGKLGKKSGEGFYEYR, encoded by the coding sequence ATGAATATACAAAAAATAGGAATAATAGGCGCTGGAACGATGGGAGGTAGTATAGCCCAAGTAATAGCACAAAGCGGTTATGAGGTAGTACTTGAAGATATAAAAGAGGAATATGTGAGAGCGGGATTTGCAAAAATAAAAGACAGATTGGAAAAAAAGGTAGGCGCAGGAAAGCTTGAAAGCAAGGAGAGAGATAGAGCACTTTCAAATATAAAAACCGTTCAAAAATTGGAAGATTGTAAAGATGTGGATCTTATCATTGAGACTGTGACAGAAAAAGAAGATGTCAAAAAACAAATTTTTAGGGAATTGGATATCCTGTGCGATGAAGAAGCAATTTTTACTACAAACACCTCGTCTATTTCCATAACAAGACTTGCCAGTACTACTGGAAGACCTGAACGCTTTGCTGGTATGCGTTTTATGAACCCCGCTTATGGTATGAAACTTATAGAAGTAGTTCGGGGATTGCATACCTCTGAGGAAACCATCGGTATACTTATAGCTGTTTCTGAGATAATAGGAAAGACACCTGTTGTTGTTCAGGATTTTCCGGGTTTTGTCTCAAACCGTGTACTCATGTCCATGATAAACGATGCAATTTACTGCCTGCAGGAAGGAGTTACTTCCAGGGAAAATATCGATACCATCATGAGACTCGGGGCAAACCATCCTATGGGGCCACTTGAACTTGCGGATTTCATTGGCTTAGATACTTGCCTGATTATACTTGAGATGCTTTATACAGACTTAGGAGGAAGATATCGGCCTTGTCCAATGCTCAAAAAAATGGTGGCAGGTGGAAAACTTGGGAAGAAAAGCGGGGAAGGATTTTATGAATACAGATAA
- a CDS encoding nicotinate-nucleotide pyrophosphorylase — protein MDFNLKLEKIDTLIQLAIQEDIGTGDITTENLIPDNLFVEGVFIAKENGTIAGLPVIEYFFSKLDKNVLFRHWVKDGISVNKGETIATISGSAKTLLSGERIALNFLQRLSGIATHTAQFVERIKPLKTPIMDTRKTIPGWRYLEKYAVVMGGGVNHRIGLYDQVLIKDNHLDIMKNRLFLDLSTDSIIERSVSLVRRKVKQGILIEVETRTPKEVRDALGARADIILFDNMNIEQLKEAVKIVKDWKSAGGTHLPVTEASGNITLETVHLVAQTGVDRISAGAITHSAKAMDISLDMSNY, from the coding sequence ATGGATTTTAACCTGAAATTAGAAAAGATAGATACCCTTATTCAATTAGCTATTCAGGAGGATATCGGAACAGGGGATATTACAACAGAGAACCTTATTCCGGACAATCTCTTTGTAGAGGGAGTATTTATTGCAAAAGAAAATGGAACTATAGCTGGATTGCCGGTTATTGAATACTTTTTTTCGAAACTTGATAAAAATGTTCTTTTTAGACATTGGGTTAAGGATGGTATTTCCGTTAATAAAGGTGAAACCATTGCTACGATAAGCGGTAGTGCGAAGACATTGCTTTCTGGTGAGCGCATAGCTTTGAATTTCCTCCAAAGGCTTTCGGGAATTGCAACACATACGGCACAATTTGTTGAACGTATAAAGCCGCTAAAAACTCCTATCATGGACACGAGGAAAACCATCCCTGGCTGGAGATATTTGGAAAAGTATGCAGTTGTAATGGGTGGCGGAGTGAATCATAGGATAGGTCTCTATGATCAGGTGCTTATTAAAGATAATCATCTTGATATTATGAAAAATAGATTATTCCTTGATCTTTCCACAGACAGCATTATTGAAAGGTCTGTATCTTTAGTACGGCGAAAAGTAAAACAAGGGATTTTGATTGAAGTAGAGACAAGAACACCAAAAGAGGTGAGAGATGCCCTTGGGGCGCGAGCGGATATAATCTTGTTTGATAATATGAATATTGAACAATTGAAAGAGGCAGTAAAGATAGTGAAAGATTGGAAATCTGCCGGAGGTACACATTTGCCCGTTACAGAGGCATCTGGAAATATTACTTTGGAAACTGTACACCTTGTGGCTCAAACGGGTGTGGACAGGATCTCTGCTGGCGCGATTACGCATTCAGCAAAGGCAATGGACATTTCACTCGATATGTCTAACTACTAA
- a CDS encoding phosphoribosylamine/glycine ligase: protein MEILIIGSGGREHALAWKIAQSPMVKKIFCAPGNPGIAEIAECVDIGVENIEGLYSFALKQKIDLTVVGPEDPLVAGIVDRFNEGNLTIFGPNKRASIIEGSKVFSKNLMKKHGIPTADFKVFEDSTQAKKHVSMCEFPLIVKVDGLAKGKGVFVCKTLEEANKCTDDILENKIFGPAGDKVIIEEFLSGEEVSILALTDGITILPLSSVQDHKAVNDGDKGPNTGGMGAYSPVPIITRELQFYIEENILVPIVHAMKRENRPYKGVLYAGLMITSTGPKVLEFNARFGDPETQVLLMRMKTDLVPLLLSTATNTLENIEIEWNKGVSICVVMTSKGYPDKYEKGFEISGLETVRELDNVQVLHAGTATKDGKIVTNGGRVLGVTAIGKDIQEAQKTVYRAIQNITFEGAHYRRDIGAKAMYRKS from the coding sequence ATGGAAATATTGATTATCGGAAGCGGGGGAAGAGAACATGCCCTTGCATGGAAGATTGCGCAATCACCCATGGTAAAAAAAATATTCTGCGCACCAGGAAATCCCGGAATTGCGGAAATTGCTGAATGTGTAGATATCGGAGTGGAAAATATAGAAGGTCTTTATAGTTTCGCACTCAAACAAAAAATAGATTTGACCGTTGTTGGCCCGGAAGACCCTCTGGTAGCGGGTATCGTAGATAGATTTAACGAGGGAAACCTCACAATATTTGGACCTAATAAGCGTGCATCGATTATTGAGGGAAGTAAGGTCTTCTCAAAAAATCTTATGAAAAAACACGGTATTCCAACAGCAGACTTTAAGGTATTCGAAGATTCAACACAAGCAAAAAAACATGTATCGATGTGCGAGTTTCCTTTGATTGTTAAAGTTGATGGGTTGGCCAAAGGAAAAGGTGTATTTGTATGCAAGACATTGGAAGAAGCAAATAAATGTACAGATGATATCCTGGAAAATAAGATTTTTGGGCCCGCAGGGGATAAAGTTATTATTGAGGAATTCCTTTCAGGAGAAGAAGTATCAATCCTTGCTCTTACCGATGGAATAACGATTCTTCCTCTCTCATCAGTACAAGACCATAAAGCGGTTAACGATGGAGATAAAGGACCCAATACCGGCGGGATGGGCGCATATTCACCTGTACCAATAATTACCCGTGAGCTACAGTTTTATATAGAGGAAAATATCCTCGTACCCATTGTGCATGCCATGAAGAGAGAGAATCGGCCATACAAAGGTGTTCTTTACGCAGGATTAATGATTACCAGCACCGGGCCAAAGGTCCTTGAGTTTAATGCCAGGTTTGGCGACCCTGAAACTCAGGTTCTTCTCATGCGGATGAAGACCGATTTAGTTCCGCTTCTCTTATCAACTGCAACAAATACCCTAGAGAATATAGAAATTGAATGGAATAAGGGTGTTTCTATTTGTGTTGTTATGACCTCTAAGGGTTACCCAGATAAATATGAAAAGGGATTTGAAATTTCGGGACTTGAAACAGTCAGGGAACTTGATAACGTCCAGGTTCTTCATGCAGGAACCGCTACAAAGGATGGAAAGATTGTAACCAACGGTGGACGTGTTCTTGGTGTAACAGCGATCGGAAAGGATATCCAGGAGGCGCAGAAGACTGTCTACCGTGCTATTCAAAATATAACCTTTGAGGGGGCACATTACAGAAGAGATATCGGGGCAAAGGCTATGTACCGAAAAAGCTGA
- a CDS encoding putative phage integrase, with translation MGLYRRGNIWWMRFSYNGKQIRRPTVTEKKLAEKIYCKVMTKIAEGKWFEVNQHEDNTFEEMMDKYLLEYSPKKAPKTYMRDKSLVAHLNRYFGHYKLNKIAPKDIYAYKIERIKECAAPKTVNNELILMGHAFNLAIKEWEWVNDNPVSKVSKEKVSNQIERWLTFEEEKRLLETSPYWLQEIILFCLNTGLRRGELIDLVWDRVDLERKTFTILEQKNKCKDTLPLNEKAIEILMARNKIRSIKNDFVFYNNNGNKIGPDNLDRSFRLAVKKAGIEKFRFHDLRHTFATRLIQNGVDVYAVQRLGRWKSISMVMRYAHHYAESLRSGVEILDKVQNNFSTNLAQSHKKGITAIAVIP, from the coding sequence ATGGGACTTTATAGACGTGGCAATATCTGGTGGATGAGGTTTAGCTATAATGGTAAACAAATAAGAAGGCCTACAGTAACGGAAAAAAAGTTAGCTGAAAAGATCTATTGCAAGGTTATGACCAAAATAGCAGAGGGTAAATGGTTTGAGGTCAATCAACATGAAGATAATACCTTTGAGGAGATGATGGACAAATATCTTTTAGAATACTCTCCTAAAAAGGCTCCTAAGACTTATATGCGGGATAAAAGTTTGGTAGCCCATTTAAACAGATACTTTGGACATTATAAGCTTAATAAGATTGCTCCAAAGGATATATATGCTTATAAGATTGAGCGAATAAAAGAATGTGCCGCACCAAAAACGGTCAACAATGAGTTAATTCTCATGGGACATGCTTTTAATCTCGCAATAAAAGAGTGGGAATGGGTTAATGATAATCCCGTAAGTAAGGTATCCAAGGAAAAGGTAAGCAATCAAATTGAGAGATGGCTTACCTTTGAAGAAGAAAAAAGATTACTAGAAACATCTCCCTATTGGTTACAAGAGATAATACTTTTTTGCCTGAATACAGGATTAAGACGGGGTGAGCTCATAGATCTGGTGTGGGATAGAGTGGATTTAGAGAGAAAGACCTTTACTATCCTCGAACAAAAAAACAAATGCAAGGATACCCTGCCCCTCAATGAAAAGGCCATAGAAATTCTCATGGCAAGGAATAAAATAAGATCGATCAAGAATGATTTTGTCTTTTATAACAACAATGGCAATAAGATCGGTCCTGATAACTTAGATAGATCTTTCAGGCTAGCAGTAAAAAAAGCAGGTATTGAGAAATTCAGATTTCACGATTTACGGCACACCTTTGCAACAAGGCTCATTCAGAATGGAGTCGATGTTTACGCTGTTCAGAGACTTGGCAGATGGAAGTCTATATCAATGGTTATGCGATATGCGCATCATTATGCTGAGAGTTTAAGAAGTGGAGTTGAGATATTAGATAAGGTGCAGAATAATTTTAGCACAAATTTAGCACAATCTCATAAAAAAGGGATTACGGCGATAGCCGTAATCCCTTGA
- a CDS encoding helicase yields the protein MTIKENIKVKVKYRSELGSGEVIRVCEDHGEYMVDIVFEKDGKRILETFPEKVVEPVDDILQKFEKGLSDRPVDFFLKQLAYQLPLENSGGELSNSKADLLPHQILLTHKVVEERRRRFLIADEVGLGKTIETGMIIKELLSRKDADRILIICPAGLTVNWRNELKDCFRLYFDIFGNDFTDKNLYAWEKHNHVIVSIDTIKKPSRLERLMKAPGWDIIIFDEAHHLSRKRYGEKIEVTQNYRLAEKMKGITRDMLFLSATPHQGDSYQFWSLIQLLDDQLFESPEAMIDHRGLLGRVMIRRIKKEATDIEGNAIFMRRKVHSQKFGLSIKEQRFYEKLTEYLKEGYNAAGLGNDKTTKQQRAVGFVMATFQKIMSSSPRAIKQALRRRLLAIYARRQMALENGIYGSITREESSKQIIRYQEEMRKIIIELLAYEKEIIDYTDADTYISKLKQRIKKRPKFDEEITKWALDAQEMSDDIIEVPANIPHEDQKVKELIGLIDDGPDRKFNTLVRAIEQIRSENKKEKIIIFTQYLETLYFLKKELGKYYDSNRIAVIKGGPLDDKIASCESFWEENRAQFLISTSAGGEGINLQICRILFNYDLPWNPMAVEQRIGRIHRYGQTDTAQVYNLIAEGTIEEKVYSILEQKLFEIAKTIGKVDNVTGEIAEDFRSEILGFLSSSINYNDLYKEALINKNYRRTEEEISEALKQARESSNALRQLTQDLKTFNLESYIELKGNYTLEDLKTFCEKAIISLGGSFIPSGNIDSITVPPVLKKYAGVSSQYENVTFSRKVATKKKGIDLMGIGHPLIDSLIDYYKSDAISGDVLISQNDGVPEIFSARYISIIDFEDSTKKELYKELILLGTHVKSDIELLTQRRWKDNNYTISNSNEINKQLSMLIRNYEAKLRSEYKGVLSIRSKCVGIMQVNNNF from the coding sequence ATGACTATAAAAGAAAACATAAAGGTAAAAGTTAAGTATCGTTCAGAATTGGGCTCAGGGGAAGTGATTCGTGTTTGCGAAGATCATGGCGAATACATGGTTGATATAGTTTTTGAGAAAGATGGAAAGAGAATTCTTGAGACATTTCCTGAAAAAGTAGTCGAGCCTGTTGACGATATTCTTCAAAAATTTGAAAAGGGCTTATCTGATAGACCTGTAGATTTTTTCCTTAAACAACTTGCATATCAGCTTCCTCTTGAGAACTCCGGTGGAGAGTTATCAAACAGCAAAGCAGACCTTCTTCCTCATCAAATATTGCTGACTCACAAAGTAGTTGAAGAAAGGAGAAGAAGATTCCTTATTGCTGATGAAGTTGGACTTGGAAAGACTATTGAAACTGGAATGATAATAAAAGAACTTCTTTCAAGAAAGGATGCAGACCGAATACTCATTATCTGCCCGGCAGGACTTACGGTAAACTGGCGGAATGAACTGAAGGATTGTTTTAGATTGTATTTTGACATATTTGGGAATGATTTCACCGATAAAAATCTCTATGCGTGGGAGAAGCATAACCATGTAATAGTCTCAATTGATACAATCAAGAAACCGTCTCGACTTGAAAGACTTATGAAAGCACCTGGATGGGATATTATTATCTTTGATGAGGCTCACCATCTTAGCAGGAAAAGGTATGGAGAAAAAATTGAAGTTACTCAAAACTACCGGCTAGCAGAGAAAATGAAAGGAATAACACGTGATATGCTTTTTCTTTCTGCTACACCACATCAAGGGGACAGTTATCAGTTCTGGTCATTGATACAACTTCTTGATGATCAGCTGTTTGAAAGTCCTGAAGCAATGATAGACCACAGGGGATTACTTGGACGCGTTATGATAAGAAGAATAAAAAAGGAAGCAACTGATATTGAAGGCAATGCAATATTTATGAGACGTAAGGTTCACTCGCAGAAGTTTGGTCTTTCAATTAAAGAGCAACGGTTTTACGAGAAACTTACAGAATATCTTAAAGAAGGATATAATGCTGCAGGACTAGGAAATGACAAGACCACAAAACAGCAAAGAGCTGTTGGTTTTGTTATGGCAACATTCCAGAAAATTATGTCGTCCAGCCCAAGAGCTATTAAGCAAGCATTAAGAAGAAGATTGTTAGCTATATATGCAAGAAGACAAATGGCTCTAGAGAATGGTATTTATGGTTCGATTACCAGAGAAGAAAGCTCCAAACAAATAATAAGATACCAGGAGGAGATGCGTAAGATTATTATTGAACTTTTAGCATACGAAAAGGAAATCATTGATTACACAGACGCCGATACGTATATATCTAAGTTAAAACAAAGGATTAAAAAGCGACCAAAATTTGATGAAGAAATAACTAAATGGGCACTTGATGCACAAGAAATGAGCGATGACATTATAGAAGTGCCTGCAAATATTCCTCATGAAGATCAAAAAGTAAAGGAGTTGATAGGGCTTATAGATGATGGTCCAGACAGAAAATTTAATACTTTGGTAAGGGCGATAGAACAGATAAGAAGTGAAAATAAAAAGGAGAAAATTATTATATTCACACAGTATCTTGAGACCCTTTACTTTTTAAAGAAAGAACTTGGCAAATATTATGATAGCAATAGAATTGCTGTAATTAAGGGTGGTCCTCTTGATGATAAAATAGCATCGTGTGAATCATTCTGGGAAGAGAATAGAGCCCAATTTCTCATAAGCACTTCTGCTGGAGGAGAAGGAATAAATCTTCAAATATGTAGAATCCTTTTCAATTATGACCTACCCTGGAATCCTATGGCAGTAGAGCAAAGAATAGGAAGAATACACAGGTATGGTCAAACAGATACAGCGCAGGTATATAACCTTATTGCAGAAGGAACGATAGAAGAGAAGGTCTATTCGATACTTGAACAAAAACTCTTCGAAATAGCAAAAACCATAGGAAAAGTTGATAATGTTACTGGTGAAATAGCTGAAGATTTTAGATCAGAAATTTTAGGTTTCCTTAGTTCTTCTATAAATTACAATGATTTGTACAAGGAAGCCTTGATTAATAAAAATTATAGAAGAACAGAAGAAGAAATATCTGAAGCATTGAAACAGGCCAGGGAGTCAAGTAATGCTTTAAGACAATTAACACAGGATTTAAAAACATTTAATCTCGAAAGTTATATTGAACTCAAAGGTAATTATACGCTTGAAGATTTGAAAACTTTTTGTGAAAAAGCAATTATAAGCCTTGGTGGAAGCTTTATTCCCTCTGGGAACATCGACAGCATTACAGTTCCACCTGTGCTTAAAAAATATGCTGGGGTATCATCACAATATGAAAATGTAACATTCTCAAGAAAAGTAGCCACCAAGAAAAAAGGCATCGATCTTATGGGTATTGGTCATCCTTTAATAGATTCATTAATAGATTATTACAAAAGTGATGCTATCTCTGGGGATGTTTTGATATCACAAAATGATGGAGTACCTGAAATATTCTCAGCCCGGTACATATCTATAATAGATTTTGAAGATAGTACAAAAAAAGAATTATACAAGGAACTTATTTTATTGGGTACCCATGTAAAAAGCGATATTGAACTTCTTACGCAAAGAAGATGGAAAGATAATAATTATACTATTTCGAACTCAAACGAAATAAATAAACAACTTTCAATGCTTATTCGCAATTACGAAGCCAAGCTTAGATCTGAATATAAAGGTGTTTTGAGTATTAGATCAAAATGTGTTGGAATTATGCAGGTTAATAATAATTTTTAA